TGGCGTGTCACAATTTGACAActcatatatatttttcatgAGCATTTTGTGTAGACGGtccaacaattttttatttaatttttctaatatttgtGGTGTAAAAAGAATATAATTAATAAGCAATAAAAAACCACATCACCGTCTAATTCTTATATTCCAAAATGCTGACCAATTTCGAATCAAAATCAGCCCGTGTTAAGGGTCTATCCTTTCACCCCAAACGCCCATGGATTCTCGTAAGTCTTCACAGCGGAGTCATTCAATTATGGGACTACCGGATGCATACGTTGCTCGAAAAGTTCGACGAACACGATGGCCCCGTCCGAGGAGTTGCCTTCCATTGCCAACAACCATTATTTGTCTCCGGTGGTGACGATTACAAAATCAAAGTCTGGAACTACAAACAACGTAGATGTATTTTCACTCTACTCGCTCATTTAGACTACGTCCGAACTGTGGTATTTCATCATGAATATCCATGGATTCTCAGTGCGTCTGATGATCAAACTATTCGTATTTGGAATTGGCAATCTCGCAACTGCATTTGTGTCCTCACCGGACACAATCATTATGTAATGTGTGCTCAATTCCATCCCAGCGAGGATCAAATTGTGTCGGCTTCCCTCGATCAAACTGTTCGGGTTTGGGATATTTCTGGTTTGCGTAAGAAGAATGTTGCCCCCGGACCTGGGGGATTGGATGATCATTTGAAAAATCATCCTGGAGCTACCGATTTGTTTGGCCAAGCTGATGCAGTGGTCAAACATGTTTTGGAGGGACACGATCGTGGTGTAAATTGGGCTAGTTTCCATCCGACTTTGCCACTGATTGTTTCGGGAGCTGATGATCGTCAAGTTAAGTTGTggcgaatgaatgaatataaaGCTTGGGAGGTGGACACTTGCCGTGGACATTACAATAATGTTTCATGTGTCTTGTTCCATCCCCGTCAAGACTTGATCATTTCGAACAGTGAAGATAAGAGTATTCGAGTATGGGACATGACGAAGCGACAATGTTTGTACACATTCCGAAGGGATGGCGAGCGTTTCTGGATATTGACTGCACATCCAACTCTCAATTTATTCGCAGCTGGCCATGACGGAGGTATGACTAATATTCTTggttattttaagtattttttactatttgttttttgtatttcgaTAATAACTTATTAATGAAAGGTAATCATTCACAACGTTTCGATTAAGATTGTAGGCTTTTTCAGAGGcacttttttattaaacagaaacaaaaaaaaaaaaaacagattgcaAACTTTGTTACATTGGTTCAACAAAACAACTATTAAAACAACGAATCTCTAACAAAAAATcggacataaaaacaaaaagttcacATAAAATAGCTCTTGTTAGCAtagaaaataacaataaaccgGATttcgaaaacacaaaaattcttcaaactgaaaaacatatttcaaaaaGCTATACCTTAGGAACACTACACAtcctaaataataaaaacaacatgAACCGAAAGCAGGACACGCAGTGTATTTCATCAGTTTACTGCTCACTAGTCaactagagttttttttttcacataataCCTttgcctttctttttttttttgtttaataaaaaagtcCGTCTGAAAAAGACTAGACTTAATCGAAACGTTGGGAAATGTAATGATTAggtacacagccacacaaaaaaaaataaaacttctgacctggggttgcgacttggtttttcatatagtttttgggtcgctgaaacctcaaaaaatgtcacgaaaaaaaaatatttttttctctggtCTGGATGTGCGAacatgttaatcatatagtttttaaatcgctgaatccagatttgaagtcaatttcgctctatcacgtcaggtgatacggcaaaatagacttcggattcggttttagcaacccaacaactatatgaaaaacttagtcgcaaccccagataagaaattttgtttttttggttttgacatttttttgaggatatctcagaaacctgaaatgatagggcaaaattgacttcgaatctagATTCAGCGGTCCAAAAACTAtaatgattaacatattcgcatatccagatcagggaaaaaatttttttgttatcgtgacattttttgaggttatctcgaaaacctgacgtgatggggcaaaacggacttcggattcggtttcagcgacccaaaaactatatggaaaacctagtcgcaaccccaggtcaaaacttttatatttttttgtgtggctgtgttatctTTCGTTaagtacctgggtgaccgaaATTTTATGGGTGTCTataaatgttatatttttttttgcggcaTTATAAGGTTAAGTGGGTTACAAAAAGCAGTTTCCAATTTATAATCCAGTTTTACTCAGATTTTGAAAcgaagtttttcttttattattcctaaagccttaactacattgccaactttttgcaaaattaaaaatgtgaaaatattttgtttctcgCTAGGgcaatttgtttgtaaaaaaaatacaaattgttttttagactaagaaataagatttttgcattatttttgtaatttttgaaatactATTTGTATCCccgtttctgttttattttgtctcagttacttatattttttaatctCTTAGACCTTAGAGAAACAACCCctcaaatttttattcaaatcggCGAATCCGCTTCCGCcgaaaaaatacttccaaaattttgtattggccTAGCCTGAAAGAAAataaccctcaaaatttcattaaaatcccGAAAGCCGTTACCGAAAAAgcttatttataagaaaattgggCGTCGCAATTGGcggatttttctaaaaaataattccaaaatatttaactCCCCTAGAGAAACAAACATTCTTCTAAAAGtactttcaaaatatttaacttgCCTTGGGAAACAAAACCttaaaattttatcgaaatcttTACAGGCGTTAccgaaaaaaacttataaatgaGAAAAATGGCCGTGGCAGTGGGCTGAGTTTTATAAAAgtgttttcaacattttttactcgcttagaaaaacgaaccctgaaaatttcatcgaaatcgttagagccgttttcgagaaaccaattttatataatatatacagggtgtcccaaaagtaatggatcacacgaagtatgctgataggccaaccttagggctctcagaatttggtaacttgttaatcttaaatctttacggttttcgattcaatgcagtttttgtgaaattacgATAAATcacgactttgcaacagtattttgcttcctccgctcataattggtttttgttttttacaattctttcacttaaacattgcctaataataagaaataattaattaatcaaaatattttttatttcattcgacattttgctgcaaatgaattaacagttccatgttgtatgaaaacacaatttctcacttttatttcagagcaacaccctgaaaaaaatttgtgtagtgtgacactggtttattattttgaaaacttgccgtgttattgcagttttcaaaaatgcataaaagtttccaaagttaaaGTTAGAACTagagatattacaatttaaaagcaacaaaacagggtctttcagagaaaaataaacaaattttctcgactgttgtttgtttatttatttttgaataaaagcctcgatttttgtttgttattttgctctgaaaacctctgtttttttgcattcaaattgtaatatcttttgttctaatttcatctttggaaacttttatacatatttgaaatctgcaataacacggcaagttttcaaaataataaaccagggtcacaccataaaaattttgttcagggtgttgctctgaaataaaagtgagaaattgagttttcataaaacatggaactgttaattcatttgcagcaaaatgtcgaatgaaataaaaaatattttaattaatcaattatttcttattattaggcaatgtttaagttaaagaattgtaaaaaacaaaaatcaattatgagcggaggaagcaaaatactgttgcaaagtcgtgatttatcgaaatttcacaaaaactgcattaaatcgaaaaccgtaaagatttgggatgaacaagttaccaaattttgagagccctaaagttggcctatcagcatatttcatttgatccattacttttgggacaccctgtatatgtattaatatataaacaattttatctcATTTAAAGTTATTAGATTAGATTAGGTAGATAGACAGATTGGGACCAAAACAGCCGAATAAGAgaaatcttaaaatttgaaatatacAATTATAATTGGTCAAAACAAACTcataatacaatatttttttttctttttattcgaCAGGAATGGTTGTATTCAAATTGGAAAGGGAACGTCCAGCCTATGCAGTCCACGGAAACATCTTATACTACGTCAAGGAGCGATTCCTTCGTAAATTAGACTTTACAACAACCAAGGACACTGTTGTCATGCAATTGCGTGGAGGTGGCAAATCTCCAGTACACAGCATGTCTTACAACCCAGCCCTAAATGCCGTACTCCTGTGCACCCGAACAAACAATTTGGAGAACAGTACATACGATCTATGCCAAATTCCCAAAGAATCCGAATCGACTTCTCAAAGCGAAACCGAGAGCAAACGCTCGTCAGGTATTACAGCTATTTGGGTGGCTCGCAATAGATTTGCCGTCTTGGATCGCAATAGTCAGTTGGTGATTAAAAACTTCAAGAACGAAGTGACTAAGAAGATTCCAACTTTCTGTGAAGAGATCTTCTATGCTGGCACTGGAATGTTGCTGATTCGTGATCCAGAATACGTTACTTTGTATGAAGTACAACGTTTGGTTTCAGTTGGATGCATTAAATTGGCTAAATGCCGTTATGTTGTTTGGTCTGGTGACATGTCACTGGTTGCATTGCTATGTAAGCATTCGGTGACGATCTGCGATCGTCGCTTGCAATACTTGTGTACTATTCAAGAGAATACTCGTGTAAAGTCGGGAGCTTGGGATGACTCTGGGGTCTTTATATACACCACTAGCAATCACATCAAGTATGCAATTACCAATGGTGATCATGGCATTATCCGGACACTCGATTTACCAATCTACATTACTCGTGTGAAGGGAAATCAAGTCTTCTGTTTGGATCGGGAGTGTCGTACACGAGTTTTGCACATTGATCCAACAGAGTATAAATTCAAGTTGGCTCTAATCAATCGCAAATACGATGAAGTTCTTCATATGGTTCGGAATGCTCGCCTGGTTGGACAGAGTATTATTGCTTATTTGCAAAAGAAGGGATATCCCGAGGTGGCTTTGCATTTTGTCAAAGATGAAAAGACCCGCTTTGGTCTTGCTCTAGAATGTGGCAATATTGAAAATGCCTTAGAAGCTGCGAAGGCTTTAGACGATAAGGACTGCTGGGATAGGTTGGGTCAAGCTGCTCTTTTGCAAGGTAATCATCAAGTTGTAGAGATGTGTTATCAACGAACAAAGAACTTTGATAAACTCTCATTCCTGTATTTGATCACTGGAAATCTTGAAAAACTTAAGAAGATGAATAAAATTGCTGAGATCCGTAAAGATGTATCTGCTCAGTATCAGGGAGCACTTTTACTTGGTGATGTTCAAGAGAGAGTGAATATCTTAAAGAATTGTGGCCAAATGTCTTTGGCATATCTGACTGCAGCTACTCACGGTCTTGATGACCAGGCTGATGTCATCAAGGAAACCATCACAAAAGAAGGAAACGCTCTTCCAGAGGTGAATGATAATGCTGTTTTGTTGAAGCCGCCAGTGCCAATTCAACAGGTAGAAAGTAACTGGCCATTG
This DNA window, taken from Episyrphus balteatus chromosome 2, idEpiBalt1.1, whole genome shotgun sequence, encodes the following:
- the LOC129909947 gene encoding coatomer subunit alpha — its product is MLTNFESKSARVKGLSFHPKRPWILVSLHSGVIQLWDYRMHTLLEKFDEHDGPVRGVAFHCQQPLFVSGGDDYKIKVWNYKQRRCIFTLLAHLDYVRTVVFHHEYPWILSASDDQTIRIWNWQSRNCICVLTGHNHYVMCAQFHPSEDQIVSASLDQTVRVWDISGLRKKNVAPGPGGLDDHLKNHPGATDLFGQADAVVKHVLEGHDRGVNWASFHPTLPLIVSGADDRQVKLWRMNEYKAWEVDTCRGHYNNVSCVLFHPRQDLIISNSEDKSIRVWDMTKRQCLYTFRRDGERFWILTAHPTLNLFAAGHDGGMVVFKLERERPAYAVHGNILYYVKERFLRKLDFTTTKDTVVMQLRGGGKSPVHSMSYNPALNAVLLCTRTNNLENSTYDLCQIPKESESTSQSETESKRSSGITAIWVARNRFAVLDRNSQLVIKNFKNEVTKKIPTFCEEIFYAGTGMLLIRDPEYVTLYEVQRLVSVGCIKLAKCRYVVWSGDMSLVALLCKHSVTICDRRLQYLCTIQENTRVKSGAWDDSGVFIYTTSNHIKYAITNGDHGIIRTLDLPIYITRVKGNQVFCLDRECRTRVLHIDPTEYKFKLALINRKYDEVLHMVRNARLVGQSIIAYLQKKGYPEVALHFVKDEKTRFGLALECGNIENALEAAKALDDKDCWDRLGQAALLQGNHQVVEMCYQRTKNFDKLSFLYLITGNLEKLKKMNKIAEIRKDVSAQYQGALLLGDVQERVNILKNCGQMSLAYLTAATHGLDDQADVIKETITKEGNALPEVNDNAVLLKPPVPIQQVESNWPLLTVSKGFFEGAMLARGGASNVRQALNISETAAVVEDAGGDGWGADADLGLDEQDDEMHDALDNEEVGDTEGAGWDVGDDDLVVPEELAQRIKTSANDGGSYYAAPNKGLSPPQHWANNSSLVLDHIKAGSFESAFRLLNDQIGVVNFKPFKTLFLHNFIGSAASFKAMPNVKSLKAYPLRNYTETNPKNGRPALGIKLNDLVQRLQAGYQLTTTGKFTEAIEKFHSILISIPLLVVETKQDIAEAQQLLKICSEYILGLKLETERKGLPKSTLDEQKRLCEMAAYFTHCKLQPVHQILTLRTALNMFFKLKNYKTASSFARRLLELGPRPEVAQQVRKILQACEVNPVDEHALQYEEFNPFNICGISYKPIYRGKPEVTCPFCGASYDPQHKGSLCNVCEVSEIGKDSIGLRISNLQFR